The sequence GAGCCTATGGCACCGACTCCGAGGTTGGCTGTGGATCCGTTGAAGAAGATGATCGTTCCGGCACCGCTAAACGCGGCACCCGTTCCACCAGGCGGGTTGGCGTTTAGCTGGCGGAAGCGGAAGGTGAAGGTGCTCCATGTTTCTCCGGCACCGAGTGTGATGAGCGTGGCCCCGGGCGTGGCGCTGCTGTAGGAGAGCTGGGGATCGCTCGCGCCGTTGACGAGGATATCATCGGCTCCGAAGACTCCGGTTGTTCCGTCGACACCGGTCCGTTGTCCGGCTCCTGCTACGTGAGCGGAGTTGGCATTCCAGCCGTGGTTGACTCCGGTGGTATTGAAGTGGTGGACGACGACGGCGGCGTTGGTCGCGGCAGTCAGGATGGCGCTTGCAAGGAGAGCTGAGGTGACGGGTTTCATGGTTTTTTGCGGGTTGGGATCATTCTGGTGATCTCCTACGATCATACGAATTTCCCGGTATTTTGATATGGCCGGAAATGGCCATGCCGCCGGGTGATTCACTTCGCCGTCCGGAAGCGGAACCAGTAGGCTCCGTCGTTGAGCTGGATGAGGGGCTCGCCGGCTATCTTCGCCCAGCCCCTGTCTGCGAGGAGGAAATAGGAGCTGTCCGGCTGGAGCTTGGGGAGATCGGTGAAAGTTACGGTATTTTTTCCCTGGGCGGGATCGTTGGGTTCCGGGTCGCTGGTCCAGACGGGGTTGTGCGGATCCTGCAGGCGGTAGAGACGGAGGGTTTTGCCTTTCGTGCCGGAAAAATCGAGTGGCTCGGTGAATGAGAAGGAAATGACCGTATCGACCGGGACATCGGCGGCGGAGCAGAGCGGGGAGGAGGTCTTGAAAGGCCATGCCAGCGTGAGGCGGTGGAAGCCCCAGCCGTGTTGCTCGCTGCGCAGGGGTGTGCGCCAGCCGGGCGGCATGGCGGTTTCATCGGCGAAATTCGCCCATGCCTTTGCGAGGGTTGCTAGTTTTTCCGGATGCCTGCCGGCGAGATCGGTCGTTTCGCAGGGATCCTCGCCGAGATTGAAAAGCCTCCACGGCCCTTCGTTGGTGGAGACGATCTTCCATGGGTGGTCCAGATAGCCGCGCGTGGTGTCCTCGACGGCCCAGGGGACGGGGTGGAGGGTTTGTGCCAAGGGGAGCTGCGGGTTTTCCAACAGGGGGACGAGGGATTTCCCTAGCAACGGGAGCTGATCGCCGGTGGGGGTGTATTGCGTCCCGGCGAGCTCCAGGAAGGTGGGGTATAGATCCGTGACATGTGTCTGGTGGCGGGCGATGGAGCCGGGCACGTGCTTCAGTCCGGCGGGCCAGCGGATGATGAAGGGCACGCGGACGCCGCCCTCGTATGCGCTGGTCTTGTAATGGCGGAAGGGTGTGCATTTCAGGTAGGCCCAGCCGTTGGACATGTAGGGGGGGTAGGATTTCGGGTCCCAGGGGACGACGGTGTGGTTGGCGCGGATGTCGCCGTTGGAGTAGTCGCCGCCGTTGTCCGAGAGGAAAATGACGATGGTGTTTTCGGAAACCTTCGTTTCATCGAGGAAGGCGAGCAGGCGGCCGACGTTGGTGTCGAGGTCATCGACGACTGCGGCGTAGGTCTGCATCCGGAAGGCCTCGTTCCTGCGGATTTCCGGGGCAAGCTCGTCCCATGGCTGGACATCGGCACTGGCTGGGGTGTCCTTGTGGCGGGAGTCGATGAGGCCGCTTTCCATGAGTTTCCGGAAACGGGTTTTCCGAAGCGCATCCCAGCCGGGATCGAAGCGGCCTGCGTATTTCTCCACGAGCTCGCGGCGGACATGGAGGGGGGTGTGCGGGGCGTTGAACGAGAGGAAGGCGAAGAAGGGCTTTCCGGTTGCGACGGCTTTTCCGATGGATTCGATGGTGTGATCCGTGAAAGCCTTGCTGGCCCACCAGCCTTTTCCGACAGGCTCCGGCTTGCGCTGGCGCATGATGTTTCCGGAGCCGGTGAAGTTGTTGATCTCGCCCCCGGGAAATCCGTAGAACTCATCGAAGCCCTGGTCGAGCGGGTGCTTGGGTTGGTGCCATTTTCCGGAAAGTGAGGTCGCGTAACCGGCGTCCGCGAGAGCCTTGGGCAGGGGTAGGGAGCGGCGGTAGCTTTCCGACTGCGAGTGCTCGTGGCCGGTGAGCAGGGAGGTGCGGGTGACGACGCACATCGGGTTGACGCGGAAGTTCGAGAGCCGCGTGCCCTGGGTTGCGAGATGGTCGAGTGCGGGGGTTTCGATTTCCGATCCGTAGCAGCCGAGATCGGAGAAGCCGAGATCGTCAGCGAGGATGACAAGGATGTTGGGGCGCTCCGCCGCGGTTGCTAGCGTGGCGAATGCCGCGAAGAGTGGGGCTCGCATCGTTCCGCGCATTCTCAGAAATCGGTGTAGCCGATGAATTGCCCGGAGGTGTCGCGGCGGCCCCAATCGATGTCCTCGGGATTGGCGAGGACGACGTGGCCATCGGCGAAGCAGACGTTCACCTTGCCGCCGTGGCGGGGCATCACGCCTTGGAACTGTTGGTTCCAGCCGCGGAAGAATACGGAGCCGGTGTTGGGCTGGTCCTTGCGCTCATTCCACGGGCCGGTGACATCGCCGCCCGCATCGGCGAACCAGACGACGCGCGCGGGATCCGGCACCTTCGAGCTGCGCGTCCACGTCAGGGATTCGTCCTTGGGATCCTGGTAGTTCGGTGCCATCGGGCCGTAGTTGATGCCGATGCCAAGGGGGTAGCGGTCGCTTTTGCCTCCGCCGGGCCCGCTGGTGGCGGGCTGCTTGAGTTTCGGGCAGGAGCAGATTGAGGTGACATCGCCGTAGGCGGAAAGGAGATCCGGCCAGAAATAGGCGGCGGGGTTGTTGCTGATCCTGTCCTTTTGCGGGATCGCGCCGGGGATGTAGCCCTCCCTCTCGGCGATGGCGTTGTAGACATGTAGGCGCGGCAGCTTGCCGTTGTGCTCGCTGGCGAATAGCTGTCCGAGGGCGGCGAGCTGGCGCATGTTGGAACCGCAGGTGGCGGCGTGCGCCCTATCCTTGAAGCGGGTGGTGACCTGCAGCGAGATCAGTGCGAGCACCGCGACGATGCTGATGACGATGAGCACTTCCGTAAGGGTGAACCCCGGTTCAGGCCGTGGGGGTTTGCTGCGGGCGGGCGCGAGATGTTTCATGGAGGTTGGGTTTCGGAACTTACTGCCCTAGGCAGGTCCGAAAAGGTAGCCGAAAATCCACGCCGGGCAAATGACTGGAATTGGCCATGCCTGCGTTTCGGCTTCCTTGCCACAGGCTTCCGGGTTTACTGGAGGGGTGAAGCCCATGCTGGAAATAGCCCTGATCGAAGACCACTACGAATTCCGCGAAGCTCTGCGGGAGGAGATCGATGCCCATGAGGGGTTCTGCTGCCAGGGTGCATACGGCTCGGTGCCTGCGGCGCTGGAAGCGATAGGGCGGGAGCGGTTCCCGGACATCCTCGTTCTGGATCTCGGACTGCCCATCGTGGACGGGCTTGCGGCGCTGCCGGATCTGCGCAAGGCGATGCCACGGACGAAGATCCTGGTGCTGACGATCAGCGAGGACAGGGTGCGGGTTCTGGAGGCGCTGGCAGCGGGTGCGAATGGCTATCTTCTCAAGACCGACCCCATGGAGCGCATCATCCAGGGCATTGCCAACATCGCGCGCGGCGAGGCACCGATGAGTCCGGCCATCGCGGAGATCGTTTTGCGGACTTTCCAGAAAAGCATCACCCCGGGGCTTTCGGAAATCCTCACCACGCGCGAGCTGGAGGTGCTGCAATCCCTTTCCGAAGGGCAGCCGCGCAAGATCGTCGCCTCGGAGCTTGGGATCAGCGAGAACACGGTGAACAACCACGTACGGCACATCTACGAGAAGCTGAACGTGAACAACCTTTCCGGGGCGCTGAAGAAGGCTGCGGAAGGGGGGCTGATCTGATGCGAGGCAGGGGGAAATCGCTTCCTCGCATCGCCGGGCTTGTGCTGCTTGGCGGGGTGGTGGCGCTGTTTCTCGCCGCGACCCGGAATCCGATCTTGGGCTTTGCGGAAAGCTCGGCCTTGCACCCGTTGTTCGGGCGCATCAGCCCGGAGTTCAGGGAACTCGGCGGGCGGATCGCGGCGATCTCGAAAGAGCTTTCGGAGCTGCCCGGCATCCCGCCGCCGGCCAAGCGGGGCAGCACCGGCTACCTCAGCGATCCCGCCGCCGATGGCCCGGCACCGGCTTGGGTGGAGTTTTCGTTCCCGCAGCCGAGGGTGATCGACGCCGTATCGTGCGTGCCTGCCCAGGAGCCGCGCGACCTGCATGACAACGAGGCGCTCAGCCTGGCGACCCGGATGGATGTCGTGCTGAAATCAGGCGGGAAGGAGGTTGGGAGGTTTCCCTTCGAAGTCAAAAAATCCGACAGGCCGCTGAGGAAGACGCTTCCGTATTTCCGGGAGTTCGATCCGGTGGAGGTGGATTCCGTGAGGATCGAGGACGCGCAGGCGCCGGGCGGGCCGCTGGATTTCGCGCTCGGCGAGGTTTTCCTTTTCGATGGTCTCGATCCGGTGGTGCATGAGGCGGAGATCGCCACGAACTCAAGCCGCCGGGGAGTGGCAGGGGTGGGCATCGACTACATCAGCGATGACCAGACAGGGCTGGGACTTGCGGAGATGCCGGAGCCGCACCCATACGTCGGCTTCCGCAGCGAGCCGAAGCCGCTGGCGGATTTCCCGATCGAGATCGTGATGAAATGGGACGAGCCGCAGAGCATGGACGAGGCAAGGCTCTATCCCGTCGGGAGGCTGCTGGGTGCGAGGGACGATGCGGCGGGCTTCCCCCGTGCGGTGGTGGTGGAGGCGTGGGATGGCACGGAGTGGATGCCCTTGCTATCCAGGGAGGGGGAGGAGTTCGAGTCGCCGGGATGGAATCCTGTGGCGCTGCGCTTCGGCGAAGTGGAGACGGACCGGCTGCGCCTTACTTTTCCGGTGCTGTGGAAGGCGACGAAACGATCGGCTGCGATCCTCGCCCTGGCGGAGATCGAGCCGAGGTTGCGTGGTGTGCGGCTGCCTGCGGCGGAGCTGGCCGTCTCGAGCCCGCCGCAGGATGGGAACGCCGCGCCGAATCCGGATGGCAGCCCCCGCGCCTGGGGGCTGGCCGGGCTTTGCGATGGGATGAGCACGGACGGGAGGATCATCCCGGAACGCGAGTGGCTGGCAATGCTTGCGCGGCGTGCGGAGCTGCTCATCGCTCTCGCGCCGCTGGAGGCAAGGTTGTCGGATCTCGGGCTGGCGCTGGGCCGGCTCGTTTCGCGGATTCTCATCGGGGCGGTGCTGCTGTTTTTCGGAGGCCTGCTATGGCTGATCTTCCGCCAGCAGGTAAGGCACCGGCAGGAGATGTTGGCGGTCAGAAACCGCCTCGCGGCCGATCTGCACGACGATCTTGGCAGCAACCTCAGTGCCATCTCGATCTATGCCCAGCGGCTGAAACGGCAGATCGAATCGCCGCCGGATTGCCTCGATCCCATGCAGCGACTGATCCGCGAGAGCCTGGGCAGCCTGAAGGAAATGGTCTCCTTCACCACGCCGGGGATTTCGCGGCCCATCAGCCTGGTGGCGCGGCTGCGGGAGATCGCGGAGATCCATTGCGCGGAAACGCCGCACGATTTCAGCGTCGCGCCTGGGCTGGAGGATCTGCGGGTTTCCTCGATCCACCGCCGCTGCCTGCGGCTGTTCCTGAAAGAGGCGGTGAACAACGCCGTCCGCCACAGCGCTGCGCGTCACATTTCCTTCCATATCCGGCGGGAGGATGACCGGGAGATCTGGCTTTCCGTCGCCGACGATGGCTGCGGCCTGCCTGCCGATGTGCTGGGAAAAGAGGGTTCGCTGCCTACCCTGCGCCTTCGCGCCGAGGAAATGGATGCCCGTTTCCGCGCAGGCAACCTTCCTGGCGGCGGCTGCGAGGTGGCGGTCACGATACGGCCTGAATCGGCGCGGACGGCTTCCGCTTCCCGGGGAGGAAACCTGCGGCCATGACCAGGAGCTGCGAGCCGATGAAGGCGCTGAGCCAGAGGAAGGCGGCATCGGTGAAGCCATAGGAATGCAGGCCGATTCCGAGCATGTTGGTGCCGAACCAGGACCAGCTGGTGACGATGTTCCCGAAAACCGCCATGACCATGAGGCCGCGTTCGCGGATCATGCCGCCCCAGCGGGCGTGGAGGATCATCGCGTTCCAGATGACGATGAGCAGGGCTCCGTTTTCCTTGGGATCCCAGCCCCAGAATCGCCCCCATGACTGATCCGCCCAGATGCCGCCGAGGACGGTGCCTACGAAGCTTGCGAGGGTGGCGAAACAGATCACGCCATAGGCCATGCCGCGCAACTGGGTGGCGACGGATTCCGGGATGTTCCAGAACGGGCGGATGAGGATGTAGGAAATGCCGATGATCCCGGCAAGGAAGGTGGCGGAGTAGCCGAGGGTGATGATGACGACGTGGGTGGCGAGCCAGAAGTTCGTGTCCAGCACCGCGCGCATCATCTCCAGCGTGTCGCCGGAGAGGGAGAGGTGGTGGGCGATGATGAGGGTGGAGAATCCGGTGATGGCGGCGACGGCCGTGCCGATCGCGTTTTTGTAGAACAGCTCCAGCAGCACGCTCAGTGCGATGGCACCCCAGCCGATGAAAATGGCGGAGGAGTAGAGGTTGGTGACGGGCGGGCGGCCTTCCAACAGCATCCGCACGATCAGGCCGGCGGTGTGGATCGCGAGGCCGACGAGCAGGACGCGGAAGGCGGCGGTGCGGAGCGCATGGCCGGCACCGAGCCAGGAAAGCAGGGCGCAGAGAAACGCGAGGGTGTAGACCGCCATGCAGGTGTAGAAGGGCGCGAGGCGGTTGAACACGGTCTCGGCGTGCGCTTTTCCGAGATCGTCCGGACGGTGTGTTGCCAGCCATTCCGAGTATCCGGAAAGCGCGGTGTTGAAGGCTGCGGGGTCGCCTTTCCGCCATGCGTCGCCCATGCGGGCGAAGGCTAGCGTGGAGGGATCGAGCTCCTCCTGGCCGATGGCATCCACTGCTGCATCCGGCAGTTTCCGCCACTCGGATGCAAGCTTTCCCATGGCCGGTGGTTTGGTGAAAACCTCGGTCTGCGTGGACCACTCGGAGAGCACTTTCATCCGCGCCCCTGCCGCATCGGTCAATGCGGCGGCGAACGGTTCGCCGCGTGCGCGTTTTTGTTCCTCGCCCTTTGCCTCGCGCGCCTTTTCGACAAGCAGGGTGAGATCGGACTCAAGCCCGGCGGACTCCGGGTGGGCGATGGAGAACTTGAGCTGCTGGTAGCTCCCAAGGCTTTTCCAGAGCTGCATCATCGCCTTTTCGTAGGGGCTGCGTATTTGCGGATCCTTGGTGGCGATTCGAGAAACCTCGCCCGACATCTCGCCGAGGCGCGGCACGAGCTGGAGGAAGGAAAAAGATTTCCCGTCCTCCTGCTTCAGCTCGAACTGGCCGAGCACCTCGTCGTGGTGGATGGGAAAGATCGGGCGCTTGTCCGCCTGCTGCGGGGTGAAGGCGAGCTCCGCGAGCCAGCCTGCGGGCGATGGCGGAGGGTTTTCGCCCGGGACGCGCTGCTTGCCCTGGATGGAGAGCAGGCGGTTACGGGCCAGCGAATCGAGTGGCTGGATGCGCCCGTTGGAGACCACGGGGAGGGTCGCGAAGCCTTCCAGGTCGAAGCCATCCCCCGATGGCCGCATTGCGCGCCATGACCAAGCGGCAAGCGCCACCACGCAAAGCGCTGGGATCAGCCATGGGACGATGCGGGCAAGGGTGTTCACGGTTCGGATCTGCGGCGACGCCTGATCGCCTTGATGAGGTGCTGTGAAAAGATCCACACGAGGCCGATGCCGACCATCGCGCAGGATACGTATGGCATCGTCCATGCGGGGTTGCGGACGACCTGGAGGATGCTGGTGCTATCGTCGTTGTCGAAGCCCGCCTGATAGAAAGTCAGGCCGCCGTAGCGCAGCGGGTGGTTCATGTAGATGAGCGTCTCGCGATCCTCGCCTTCGCCGGGATTGAGCAGCCGGATGCGGCTGGAGAAATTTTTCGGGATCTGCGTGCCGAGGTAGCGCTCGTGTGTGAAGTCCAGGAGCCGGATGGAGAAGGGATGGTAAAAGCGCTTCTGGCGTATCGACATCTTCCAGGTCTTGCCGCCGGCATCGAACCGCTCAACACCCGCAAGCGCGTTCGAGAGCAGCCAGCGGCCCAGCGGGGTGCCGTCGGCGAGGCGGATCTCGACGAAGGCGGAGGAGAGGTCGCGGAGATCCATCGCCGTCTCGCGGGGTTTCTCCCGGACTGCCAGCGTTGCTCCCATGCCTTTGTCCGCACGCATGGGATCGAAGCTGCCGTCCGCCAGCCGGGCATCCTGGATCTCGCTGTTTCGGAAAAAACGCAGCACCCGCAGATCGAAACCATCGAAGGCGAAGTCAGACCCGTCCGCAAGGCGGCTGAAGGGGATCGCGTTCACCGTTTCGATCCCGTCCATATCCCGGGAAATGACCGCCAGCTCGATCTCGCGCGGGCTGGCCGAATGATTCGACGTCTGTCCCTCGTCGAGGCGCATCTGGGATTCCTCGGAGAGGAGGGCGGTGAAAAGCTCGCCGAGCAGCATCAGCACGATGCCGGTGTGGACGAGGATCATGCCCGCCTTTTCCCAGCGCAGCTTGAAGCGGCGGATG comes from Akkermansiaceae bacterium and encodes:
- a CDS encoding cytochrome c biogenesis protein ResB, translated to MSGTRNMLAAPIAVFSSLRLTVLLLGLCMILIFWATLLQVQMGIHEVQLRYFRAWIAWFDVVPGEKSFPIPFPGGMLLGALLLLNLLAAHIRRFKLRWEKAGMILVHTGIVLMLLGELFTALLSEESQMRLDEGQTSNHSASPREIELAVISRDMDGIETVNAIPFSRLADGSDFAFDGFDLRVLRFFRNSEIQDARLADGSFDPMRADKGMGATLAVREKPRETAMDLRDLSSAFVEIRLADGTPLGRWLLSNALAGVERFDAGGKTWKMSIRQKRFYHPFSIRLLDFTHERYLGTQIPKNFSSRIRLLNPGEGEDRETLIYMNHPLRYGGLTFYQAGFDNDDSTSILQVVRNPAWTMPYVSCAMVGIGLVWIFSQHLIKAIRRRRRSEP
- a CDS encoding prepilin-type N-terminal cleavage/methylation domain-containing protein; the protein is MKHLAPARSKPPRPEPGFTLTEVLIVISIVAVLALISLQVTTRFKDRAHAATCGSNMRQLAALGQLFASEHNGKLPRLHVYNAIAEREGYIPGAIPQKDRISNNPAAYFWPDLLSAYGDVTSICSCPKLKQPATSGPGGGKSDRYPLGIGINYGPMAPNYQDPKDESLTWTRSSKVPDPARVVWFADAGGDVTGPWNERKDQPNTGSVFFRGWNQQFQGVMPRHGGKVNVCFADGHVVLANPEDIDWGRRDTSGQFIGYTDF
- a CDS encoding response regulator transcription factor; the protein is MLEIALIEDHYEFREALREEIDAHEGFCCQGAYGSVPAALEAIGRERFPDILVLDLGLPIVDGLAALPDLRKAMPRTKILVLTISEDRVRVLEALAAGANGYLLKTDPMERIIQGIANIARGEAPMSPAIAEIVLRTFQKSITPGLSEILTTRELEVLQSLSEGQPRKIVASELGISENTVNNHVRHIYEKLNVNNLSGALKKAAEGGLI
- a CDS encoding PEP-CTERM sorting domain-containing protein (PEP-CTERM proteins occur, often in large numbers, in the proteomes of bacteria that also encode an exosortase, a predicted intramembrane cysteine proteinase. The presence of a PEP-CTERM domain at a protein's C-terminus predicts cleavage within the sorting domain, followed by covalent anchoring to some some component of the (usually Gram-negative) cell surface. Many PEP-CTERM proteins exhibit an unusual sequence composition that includes large numbers of potential glycosylation sites. Expression of one such protein has been shown restore the ability of a bacterium to form floc, a type of biofilm.), which translates into the protein MIVGDHQNDPNPQKTMKPVTSALLASAILTAATNAAVVVHHFNTTGVNHGWNANSAHVAGAGQRTGVDGTTGVFGADDILVNGASDPQLSYSSATPGATLITLGAGETWSTFTFRFRQLNANPPGGTGAAFSGAGTIIFFNGSTANLGVGAIGSGNVTGTGGFTGDTYGRTLTAQADGWQLFTIDLTNAPTLNSQNINSFRFDPVGNDNTKNFEVDYATFTSVPEPSSAALLGLAGAGLLLRRRK
- the ccsA gene encoding cytochrome c biogenesis protein CcsA, whose protein sequence is MNTLARIVPWLIPALCVVALAAWSWRAMRPSGDGFDLEGFATLPVVSNGRIQPLDSLARNRLLSIQGKQRVPGENPPPSPAGWLAELAFTPQQADKRPIFPIHHDEVLGQFELKQEDGKSFSFLQLVPRLGEMSGEVSRIATKDPQIRSPYEKAMMQLWKSLGSYQQLKFSIAHPESAGLESDLTLLVEKAREAKGEEQKRARGEPFAAALTDAAGARMKVLSEWSTQTEVFTKPPAMGKLASEWRKLPDAAVDAIGQEELDPSTLAFARMGDAWRKGDPAAFNTALSGYSEWLATHRPDDLGKAHAETVFNRLAPFYTCMAVYTLAFLCALLSWLGAGHALRTAAFRVLLVGLAIHTAGLIVRMLLEGRPPVTNLYSSAIFIGWGAIALSVLLELFYKNAIGTAVAAITGFSTLIIAHHLSLSGDTLEMMRAVLDTNFWLATHVVIITLGYSATFLAGIIGISYILIRPFWNIPESVATQLRGMAYGVICFATLASFVGTVLGGIWADQSWGRFWGWDPKENGALLIVIWNAMILHARWGGMIRERGLMVMAVFGNIVTSWSWFGTNMLGIGLHSYGFTDAAFLWLSAFIGSQLLVMAAGFLPGKRKPSAPIQAVS
- a CDS encoding sulfatase-like hydrolase/transferase; this translates as MRAPLFAAFATLATAAERPNILVILADDLGFSDLGCYGSEIETPALDHLATQGTRLSNFRVNPMCVVTRTSLLTGHEHSQSESYRRSLPLPKALADAGYATSLSGKWHQPKHPLDQGFDEFYGFPGGEINNFTGSGNIMRQRKPEPVGKGWWASKAFTDHTIESIGKAVATGKPFFAFLSFNAPHTPLHVRRELVEKYAGRFDPGWDALRKTRFRKLMESGLIDSRHKDTPASADVQPWDELAPEIRRNEAFRMQTYAAVVDDLDTNVGRLLAFLDETKVSENTIVIFLSDNGGDYSNGDIRANHTVVPWDPKSYPPYMSNGWAYLKCTPFRHYKTSAYEGGVRVPFIIRWPAGLKHVPGSIARHQTHVTDLYPTFLELAGTQYTPTGDQLPLLGKSLVPLLENPQLPLAQTLHPVPWAVEDTTRGYLDHPWKIVSTNEGPWRLFNLGEDPCETTDLAGRHPEKLATLAKAWANFADETAMPPGWRTPLRSEQHGWGFHRLTLAWPFKTSSPLCSAADVPVDTVISFSFTEPLDFSGTKGKTLRLYRLQDPHNPVWTSDPEPNDPAQGKNTVTFTDLPKLQPDSSYFLLADRGWAKIAGEPLIQLNDGAYWFRFRTAK